One Streptomyces sp. NBC_00102 DNA segment encodes these proteins:
- a CDS encoding NUDIX domain-containing protein gives MPSYDPSTFPPFAVTVDLVVLTVRRHALCALVVRRGESPFQGCWALPGGFVRADEDLGAAAARELVEETGLCAHDPAVPAADNGAHLEQLATYGAPSRDPRMRVVSVAHLALSPDLPSPRAGGDANSARWAPVDDLLAVGGDTVGEEESPAPLAFDHARILADGVERARSKIEYSSLATAFCPPEFTVGELRRVYEAVWGVVLDPRNFHRKVTGTPGFLVPSGGTTTRQGGRPAQLFRAGSATVLNPPMLRPEV, from the coding sequence ATGCCGTCCTACGACCCGTCGACATTCCCGCCCTTCGCTGTCACGGTCGACCTGGTCGTGCTGACAGTGCGGCGCCACGCCCTCTGCGCACTGGTCGTACGGCGGGGGGAATCGCCCTTCCAGGGGTGCTGGGCGCTGCCCGGCGGGTTCGTCCGCGCGGACGAGGACCTCGGCGCCGCGGCAGCCCGCGAGCTGGTGGAGGAGACCGGGCTCTGCGCACACGATCCGGCCGTTCCCGCGGCCGACAACGGCGCCCACCTCGAGCAGCTCGCCACGTACGGGGCCCCGTCCCGTGACCCGCGCATGCGGGTCGTCAGTGTGGCCCACCTCGCGCTCTCGCCCGACCTGCCCTCCCCCCGCGCGGGGGGAGACGCCAACAGCGCGCGCTGGGCGCCGGTGGACGACCTGCTCGCCGTGGGCGGTGACACGGTGGGGGAGGAGGAGTCGCCCGCTCCGCTGGCGTTCGACCACGCCCGCATCCTCGCGGACGGCGTGGAGCGGGCCCGGTCCAAGATCGAATACTCCTCGCTCGCCACGGCTTTCTGTCCCCCGGAGTTCACGGTCGGGGAACTGCGCCGCGTCTACGAGGCCGTGTGGGGAGTGGTCCTGGACCCCAGGAATTTCCACCGCAAGGTCACCGGCACGCCAGGGTTCCTGGTGCCCTCCGGAGGCACGACGACCCGACAGGGCGGACGTCCTGCCCAGTTGTTCCGCGCGGGTTCCGCCACCGTGCTCAACCCGCCCATGCTGAGGCCGGAAGTCTGA